The Pseudomonas nunensis genome includes the window TCGACGATGAGGATGCGCCGGTTCGTCCGTGCAAGCAGCGCATTCATAGGCATCCGCCCGGGGCGACAGCGATTCGAAACGGTCTGTTCATAGGGGCATCCTTTCCCTGATCACCTGGCCGAACGGTCACAGAATGTGGATCCGAGTGACCTGAGCATAGCCCCCTTGTCTGGAGTTCGCTCGGGTGTGTGGAATGAATGAGTTGCCGGCAATGTCTGAAAATCATCTAGCCTGTAGATCAGGCTCCGGCAAGAGTGGACGTTTGTCGTCGCCTGCCACAACGTTGGACACGTTTCACTCGAGGTGACGCCATGGAAGAGCAACTCCCTACGACTTTGACCGATAAACCCAAGGTGTTGCTGGTCGACGACGAGGAATCAATCCTCAGCAGCCTGCGTCGTCTGTTGCGCGGCCAGCCCTACGACGTACTGTTGGCCACCAGCGGGGCCCAAGCCCTGGAAATCATGGCGCAACAGCCCATCGATCTGGTGATGAGCGACGCACGCATGCCCAATATGGATGGCGCCACGTTGTTGGCCCATATCCATCAGCTCTACCCGACGACCACGCGCATCCTGCTGACGGGGTACGCAGACCTGCCGACGATCATCAAGGCGATCAACGACGGGCAGATCCACCGTTACATCAGCAAACCCTGGAATGACGAAGAACTGCAGCTGACCTTGCGCCAAGCCCTGGAGCATCATCATTCCGAGCTGGAACGCCGGCGCCTGGTGCAATTGACCCGCCAGCAGAACGACCAGTTGAAAACCCTTAATACGACCCTGGAAAAACACGTCGCGGCGCGCACCTCCGAGTTGCAACAGACCGCCGACATGCTCGACCTGGCGTATGAGGAGCTCAAACACAGTTACGTCACCGGCACCGAAGTGTTCTCGTTGCTGGCCAACCTGCGCCTGCCGCCGGCCAAGCAGACCAACCGCCAGATCATCGAACTGGTGCGGGTGTACTGCAAACTTCACGGCCTGGACGAGGGCACCAGCCGCGACCTGACCATGGCCGCCGCGCTGTACAACATCGGCAAGTTGAGCTGGACCGACAGCATGATGATCACGCCGTCGGACATGCTGCATCACATTGATCGCGACCGCTATCGCGAGTATCCGAAGCAGAGCGAGTCGCTGCTGATGACCCTCGACCCTATGAAGGACGCCGCCCGCCTGATCCTGCACCACCAGGAACGCTGGGACGGCAGCGGTTTCCCGGACCGGCTCAAGGGCGAGGCGATTCCGTTTGGTTCGCGGTTGCTGAAACTGGCGGTGGATTTCATCGAATTGCAGCGCGGGCTGATCCTCGAACGGCAAATGAACAGCGACGAAGCGCTGGTGTATATCCGCAACTACGCCGGGCGGCTCTACGATCCCGAGCTGGTCGAGGATTTCATTCAGGTGTGCGCCGCGTACCTCAGCGATGTGACCCTGGCCGACC containing:
- a CDS encoding HD domain-containing phosphohydrolase, with the translated sequence MEEQLPTTLTDKPKVLLVDDEESILSSLRRLLRGQPYDVLLATSGAQALEIMAQQPIDLVMSDARMPNMDGATLLAHIHQLYPTTTRILLTGYADLPTIIKAINDGQIHRYISKPWNDEELQLTLRQALEHHHSELERRRLVQLTRQQNDQLKTLNTTLEKHVAARTSELQQTADMLDLAYEELKHSYVTGTEVFSLLANLRLPPAKQTNRQIIELVRVYCKLHGLDEGTSRDLTMAAALYNIGKLSWTDSMMITPSDMLHHIDRDRYREYPKQSESLLMTLDPMKDAARLILHHQERWDGSGFPDRLKGEAIPFGSRLLKLAVDFIELQRGLILERQMNSDEALVYIRNYAGRLYDPELVEDFIQVCAAYLSDVTLADPSVKVLTTRDLAPGMILARNLNADNGMLLLNAGKVLNAPLVDKLIAFETMEGAKYSVFVKVPEEVEALLERATS